A single genomic interval of Microbacterium oleivorans harbors:
- a CDS encoding aldo/keto reductase, whose translation MTALHTPQQRALGTQGLTVSSIGYGAMGTAAGYGPSDDTRSIETIRRAHELGVTLFDTAEMYGWGEGEKLLGRALAPVRDEVVIATKFGLTREFDVDSRPDHIREVVDNSLRNLSVESIDLLYQHRPDPKVPIEDVVGTMKELVDAGKVRYLGLSEADGETIRAAHAVHPISALQTEYSIFARDVEPILPVLEELGIGFVAYSPLARGFLTGAVQHRDDYDASDFRRGLAWWNDDNFEANLAIVRRLTALAEQKGASLAQLSLAWLLARRDDIVPIPGSRSPRRVEENSAAAAIELTADDLALIDEIAPDGGIGGRFA comes from the coding sequence ATGACAGCTCTCCATACTCCACAGCAGCGCGCGCTCGGCACCCAGGGCCTCACCGTCTCGAGCATCGGATACGGTGCGATGGGCACCGCGGCCGGCTACGGCCCGAGCGACGACACCCGATCGATCGAGACGATCCGTCGGGCGCACGAGCTGGGCGTCACCCTCTTCGACACCGCGGAGATGTACGGCTGGGGCGAGGGGGAGAAGCTCCTCGGACGCGCGCTCGCCCCGGTGCGCGATGAGGTCGTGATCGCCACGAAGTTCGGTCTCACGCGGGAGTTCGACGTCGACTCGCGTCCGGATCACATCCGCGAGGTCGTCGACAACAGCCTGCGCAATCTGAGCGTCGAGTCGATCGATCTGCTCTATCAGCACCGGCCCGACCCCAAGGTCCCGATCGAGGACGTGGTCGGCACCATGAAGGAGCTCGTGGATGCCGGAAAGGTCCGGTACCTGGGGCTCTCCGAAGCCGATGGCGAGACGATCCGGGCAGCCCACGCGGTGCACCCGATCTCGGCCCTGCAGACCGAGTATTCGATCTTCGCCCGCGACGTCGAGCCGATCCTTCCCGTCCTCGAAGAGCTCGGCATCGGCTTCGTCGCCTATTCGCCGTTGGCGCGCGGATTCCTCACCGGCGCGGTCCAGCACCGGGACGACTACGACGCGAGCGACTTCCGGCGGGGGCTCGCCTGGTGGAACGACGACAACTTCGAGGCGAACCTGGCCATCGTGCGTCGGCTCACGGCGTTGGCCGAGCAGAAGGGGGCATCTCTCGCGCAGCTGTCGCTGGCGTGGCTGCTTGCCCGGAGGGACGACATCGTCCCGATCCCCGGATCGCGCAGCCCGCGCCGGGTCGAGGAGAACAGCGCCGCGGCGGCCATCGAGCTGACCGCCGACGATCTGGCCCTCATCGACGAGATCGCACCCGACGGGGGCATCGGCGGACGGTTCGCCTGA
- a CDS encoding siderophore-interacting protein has translation MHGEVIRTERLSHSLIRVVLGGGGLADFAGSQFTDAYVNCLFLPDGSTLTVPWDDETARAAAAEHRPRPRRLSVRRWDADAGELTLDIVSHGDVGYCGRWAGRARPGDLLQLRGPAGGYAPHPDADEYLFVGDESALPAIAASAEAVTAGKRVRVFGLVEAPEDEIALQSPGDLDVVWVHRSAVADSAVNDRAVTALADAVASSGPPAGRLSAFVHGEAAESLAVVRVLARGGWCRPEMLSSSPYWRRGMDDEAWRGVKGDWVRAMREETQALFAAAR, from the coding sequence GTGCACGGAGAAGTCATCCGCACGGAGCGGCTGTCGCACAGCCTCATCCGCGTCGTGCTCGGCGGTGGGGGACTCGCGGACTTCGCGGGCTCGCAGTTCACCGACGCCTACGTCAACTGCCTCTTCCTGCCGGACGGCTCGACACTCACCGTCCCCTGGGATGACGAGACGGCGCGCGCCGCGGCTGCCGAGCACAGGCCGCGTCCGCGCCGGCTGTCCGTCCGCCGGTGGGACGCGGATGCCGGCGAGCTGACGCTCGACATCGTCAGCCACGGCGACGTCGGCTACTGCGGCCGGTGGGCCGGGCGCGCGCGCCCCGGCGACCTTCTGCAGCTGCGCGGGCCGGCGGGCGGGTACGCGCCTCATCCGGACGCCGACGAGTACCTCTTCGTCGGCGACGAGTCGGCTCTCCCCGCCATCGCCGCCTCGGCGGAGGCGGTGACCGCGGGCAAGCGGGTGCGGGTCTTCGGGCTCGTGGAGGCGCCGGAAGACGAGATCGCGCTGCAATCGCCGGGAGACCTGGACGTGGTGTGGGTCCACCGGTCAGCCGTCGCCGACAGCGCCGTCAACGACAGGGCCGTCACGGCGCTCGCCGACGCCGTCGCTTCCTCGGGCCCACCGGCGGGCCGGCTCAGCGCCTTCGTGCATGGCGAGGCCGCGGAGTCGCTGGCGGTCGTGCGCGTCCTCGCCCGCGGCGGGTGGTGCCGCCCCGAGATGCTCTCGTCGTCGCCCTACTGGCGGCGCGGGATGGACGACGAGGCCTGGCGCGGCGTCAAGGGCGACTGGGTGCGCGCCATGCGCGAGGAGACCCAGGCGCTGTTCGCCGCTGCTCGCTGA
- a CDS encoding SDR family oxidoreductase, with translation MVTTSTHAPTSPVRRALVVGASGITGSALVDHLVADGWEVLALSRRASSDGAVRGIAADLRNPDSLTAALAGEHPTHVFFTAWQRQATEAENIAVNGAMVRDLLSALAHAPLEHVALVTGLKHYLGPFEAYAAGEMPDTPFHEEEERLDTPNFYYAQEDELFAAAAAQGFTWSVHRSHTVIGYAVGNAMNMGLTIAAQATIAKELDLDFVFPGSETQWNGLTDMTDAGVLAEQMVWAATDPAGADEAFNIVNGDVFRWRWMWPRLAEHLGVDPDRVKGYEGAPRPLEQQMAAHEQAWPDIARKHGLAESDLSRIASWWHTDADLGRDMEVVTDMGKSRDAGFLAYRRTEQAFADLFDRYRAERLIP, from the coding sequence ATGGTGACCACCTCAACGCACGCCCCCACCTCCCCCGTCCGCCGAGCTCTCGTCGTCGGCGCCTCGGGCATCACCGGGTCGGCGCTGGTCGACCATCTGGTCGCAGACGGCTGGGAGGTCCTCGCGCTCTCGCGGCGAGCGTCGTCCGACGGCGCGGTGCGTGGCATCGCGGCCGATCTGAGGAACCCCGACAGCCTGACAGCTGCCCTCGCGGGCGAACACCCCACGCACGTCTTCTTCACCGCGTGGCAGCGACAGGCCACCGAGGCCGAGAACATCGCAGTCAACGGCGCGATGGTGCGGGATCTTCTCTCTGCGCTCGCGCACGCGCCCCTCGAGCACGTCGCGCTGGTGACCGGGCTGAAGCACTATCTCGGTCCGTTCGAGGCCTACGCGGCCGGCGAGATGCCCGACACGCCCTTCCATGAGGAGGAGGAGCGCCTCGACACCCCGAACTTCTACTACGCGCAGGAGGACGAGCTGTTCGCCGCGGCAGCGGCGCAGGGCTTCACCTGGTCGGTGCACCGTTCGCATACGGTGATCGGGTACGCCGTCGGCAATGCGATGAACATGGGCCTGACGATCGCCGCGCAGGCGACGATCGCGAAGGAGCTCGACCTCGACTTCGTCTTCCCCGGCAGCGAGACGCAGTGGAACGGCCTGACCGACATGACCGACGCCGGTGTCCTTGCCGAGCAGATGGTGTGGGCCGCGACGGATCCGGCAGGCGCCGACGAGGCGTTCAACATCGTCAACGGAGACGTCTTCCGGTGGCGCTGGATGTGGCCGCGTTTGGCCGAGCACCTCGGCGTCGACCCGGACAGGGTCAAGGGATACGAGGGCGCACCGCGGCCACTCGAGCAGCAGATGGCGGCTCATGAGCAGGCCTGGCCCGACATCGCCCGCAAGCATGGGCTCGCTGAGTCCGACCTGAGCCGCATCGCCTCGTGGTGGCACACCGACGCGGACCTCGGCCGCGACATGGAGGTCGTCACCGACATGGGCAAGAGCCGGGATGCCGGGTTCCTCGCGTACCGGCGTACGGAGCAGGCCTTCGCCGACCTCTTCGACCGCTACCGCGCGGAGCGCCTGATTCCCTAG
- a CDS encoding carboxymuconolactone decarboxylase family protein: MTAYFDRERDRAYTRVYKSETPDILQAFTAFDGAVFARDGREIPLKFRELIAVAVGITTQCVYCIDAHTERAVQAGASQAELAEAAWVATAIRAGGGFAHGRLAFQFADGGHDH, from the coding sequence ATGACCGCCTATTTCGACCGGGAGCGCGACCGCGCCTACACGCGGGTCTACAAGTCCGAGACCCCCGACATCCTGCAGGCGTTCACGGCTTTCGACGGCGCGGTGTTCGCGCGCGACGGGCGAGAGATCCCGTTGAAGTTCCGCGAGCTCATCGCGGTCGCCGTCGGCATCACGACCCAGTGCGTGTACTGCATCGATGCGCATACCGAACGCGCGGTGCAGGCCGGCGCCTCTCAGGCCGAGCTCGCCGAAGCCGCCTGGGTGGCCACGGCCATCCGCGCGGGCGGAGGGTTCGCGCACGGCCGGCTGGCCTTCCAGTTCGCCGACGGCGGTCACGACCACTGA
- a CDS encoding excinuclease ABC subunit UvrA, with product MPENHRATPDTFVRVRGANENNLRNVDVDVPRDAIVAFTGVSGSGKSSLAFGTIFTEAQRRYLESVAPYARRLIQQGHNPHVESITGLPPAVALQQRRGAPSSRSSVGTVTTLSNSLRMLFSRAGTFPEGFTTRLDSDAFSPNTAAGACPECHGVGVAHTVTEDTLVPDPSLSIRDGAIAAWPGAWQAKNLRDITIALGYDVDRPWRELAPGEREWLLFTDEQPVVEITPQRDRVAKPYKGMFWSAKKYVFHTLSDSKSATMRERVLQFVRTGICPLCGGSGLRREALAVTFAGRTIAELNAVPMTELADILRPTTTLTDAAPAVPRSSSGERTDVAVAIATDLLARIEVLTELGLGYLGLGRVTTTLSPGEMQRLRLATQLRSGLFGVVYVLDEPSAGLHPADAEPLLDVLEQLTSSGNSVFVVEHNMDVVRGADWIVDVGPGAGEGGGEVLYSGPVDGLAEVGGSVTRPFLFPELDNEPAASRAARTPTGWLRLEGVSLHNLAGLDASFPLGTFTAVTGVSGSGKSSLVGGALRDAVDRYLRGGSAQPDEPADPTTGAAGLAEATVPDPRADALTVRAAVGLEHLDRLVRVDQKPIGRTPRSNLATYTGLFDAVRSAFASTDSALERGYTAGRFSFNVAGGRCETCLGEGYVSVELLFLPGSYGRCPVCHGSRYNDDTLEVTYRGKNIAEVLALTVEDAAAFLDDVPAASRSLRTLREVGLGYLRLGQPATELSGGEAQRIKLATELQRARRGHTLYLLDEPTTGLHPADMRLLLTQLHTLVDAGNTVVVVEHEMDVVASADWVIDLGPAGGDAGGRIVAAGTPDAVANERASRTAPYLARSLARATGRRAAPAS from the coding sequence ATGCCCGAAAACCACCGCGCGACCCCTGACACCTTCGTGCGCGTGCGCGGAGCGAACGAGAACAATCTCCGCAACGTTGATGTCGATGTGCCGCGCGACGCGATCGTCGCCTTCACCGGGGTCTCGGGCTCCGGCAAGTCCTCGCTCGCGTTCGGCACGATCTTCACCGAGGCCCAGCGGCGGTACCTCGAGTCGGTCGCCCCCTACGCGCGGCGGCTGATCCAGCAGGGTCACAACCCGCACGTCGAGTCGATCACGGGCCTCCCGCCGGCCGTTGCGCTGCAGCAGCGGCGCGGCGCGCCCAGCTCGCGATCGAGCGTCGGGACGGTCACGACGCTGTCGAACTCGCTCCGGATGCTGTTCTCACGTGCGGGCACCTTCCCCGAGGGGTTCACGACCCGGCTCGACTCCGATGCCTTCTCCCCCAACACGGCGGCCGGCGCGTGCCCCGAGTGCCACGGTGTCGGCGTCGCGCACACGGTCACCGAGGACACGCTCGTGCCCGACCCGTCGCTCAGCATCCGCGACGGTGCGATCGCAGCCTGGCCGGGCGCCTGGCAGGCGAAGAACCTCCGCGACATCACGATCGCACTCGGTTACGACGTCGACCGCCCGTGGCGGGAACTCGCCCCCGGCGAGCGCGAATGGCTCCTGTTCACCGACGAGCAGCCGGTCGTCGAGATCACGCCCCAGCGCGACCGCGTGGCCAAGCCCTACAAGGGCATGTTCTGGAGCGCGAAGAAGTACGTCTTCCACACGCTCTCCGACTCCAAGAGCGCGACCATGCGGGAGCGCGTCCTGCAGTTCGTCCGCACCGGCATCTGCCCTCTCTGCGGCGGATCGGGGCTGCGCCGCGAGGCGCTGGCCGTCACCTTCGCCGGCCGCACCATCGCCGAGCTCAACGCGGTGCCGATGACCGAGCTCGCCGACATCCTGCGCCCGACGACGACGCTGACGGATGCCGCGCCGGCCGTCCCCAGGTCGTCGTCCGGCGAGCGCACCGATGTCGCGGTCGCGATCGCCACCGATCTGCTCGCTCGCATCGAGGTCCTCACCGAACTCGGCCTGGGCTACCTCGGACTGGGTCGCGTGACGACGACCCTGTCGCCGGGCGAGATGCAGCGCCTTCGCCTCGCGACCCAGCTGCGCTCGGGGCTGTTCGGAGTCGTGTACGTGCTCGACGAGCCGTCGGCCGGTCTCCACCCGGCCGACGCCGAGCCGCTGCTCGATGTGCTCGAGCAGCTCACCTCCTCGGGCAACTCGGTCTTCGTCGTCGAGCACAACATGGACGTCGTGCGCGGCGCGGACTGGATCGTCGACGTCGGGCCCGGGGCGGGCGAGGGCGGCGGTGAGGTGCTCTACAGCGGGCCCGTCGACGGGCTCGCCGAGGTGGGCGGGTCGGTGACGCGTCCGTTCCTCTTCCCCGAGCTCGACAACGAGCCCGCCGCCTCCCGCGCGGCGCGAACGCCCACGGGCTGGCTGAGGCTGGAGGGCGTCTCGCTGCACAACCTCGCCGGGCTCGATGCGAGCTTCCCCCTGGGAACGTTCACGGCCGTCACCGGCGTCTCGGGATCGGGCAAGTCCTCGCTCGTGGGCGGAGCGCTGCGAGACGCGGTCGACCGATACCTCCGCGGCGGCTCGGCGCAGCCGGACGAGCCCGCAGACCCGACCACGGGTGCAGCCGGTCTCGCCGAGGCGACGGTGCCCGACCCGCGGGCCGACGCGCTCACCGTTCGCGCCGCGGTGGGGCTGGAGCACCTCGACCGACTCGTCCGAGTGGATCAGAAGCCGATCGGACGCACGCCGCGCTCGAATCTCGCGACCTACACGGGATTGTTCGACGCGGTGCGCTCGGCCTTCGCGAGCACCGACTCGGCCCTCGAGCGCGGTTACACCGCCGGACGGTTCTCGTTCAACGTCGCCGGTGGCCGCTGCGAGACCTGCCTCGGCGAGGGATACGTCTCGGTCGAGCTGCTGTTCCTCCCCGGCAGCTACGGGCGCTGTCCTGTGTGCCACGGCTCCCGCTACAACGACGACACGCTCGAGGTCACCTACCGCGGCAAGAACATCGCCGAGGTGCTGGCGCTCACCGTCGAGGACGCGGCGGCTTTCCTCGACGACGTGCCCGCCGCGTCCCGGAGTCTTCGCACCCTGCGCGAGGTCGGGCTCGGGTACCTGCGTCTCGGGCAACCCGCGACCGAGCTGTCGGGCGGCGAGGCGCAGCGCATCAAGCTCGCGACCGAGCTGCAGCGCGCCCGCCGAGGCCACACGCTGTACCTGCTCGACGAGCCGACCACGGGGCTCCACCCCGCCGATATGCGCCTGCTGCTCACCCAGCTGCACACGCTCGTCGACGCCGGCAACACGGTGGTCGTCGTCGAGCACGAGATGGATGTCGTCGCCTCCGCCGACTGGGTCATCGACCTCGGTCCCGCCGGGGGCGATGCCGGCGGGCGCATCGTGGCGGCCGGGACGCCCGACGCCGTGGCGAACGAGCGGGCCAGCCGTACGGCGCCGTATCTGGCGCGGAGCCTCGCGCGGGCGACGGGACGGCGGGCCGCTCCCGCCTCGTGA
- a CDS encoding NAD(P)-dependent alcohol dehydrogenase, with protein MLTVNAYAATSADEPLVKTTIERRDLGPHDVLIDIAYAGICHSDIHTVRGEWGPIAYPQVVGHEIVGHVTEVGSAVTKHRIGDRVGVGCMVNSCGECVQCTAGKEQYCLKGNIQTYGGVDPADGSITQGGYSEAVVVNEDFVLQVAENLDIEKVAPLLCAGITTYSPLRRWNAGPGSKVAVVGMGGLGHMAVKIAVAMGAEVTVLSQTTSKQDDSLRYGATAHYATKDAETFTRLAGSFDLIINTVSAKISVSDYLGLLQPEGAMVNVGAPSEPLEVPAFALIGGGRTWAGSMIGGIAETQEMLDFCAEHGILPETELISAEQINEAYERVLASDVRYRFVIDAKTLA; from the coding sequence ATGCTCACCGTCAACGCCTACGCCGCGACCTCTGCCGACGAGCCCCTCGTCAAGACGACCATCGAGCGTCGCGACCTCGGCCCGCACGACGTGCTGATCGACATCGCCTACGCGGGCATCTGCCACTCCGACATCCACACCGTCCGCGGCGAGTGGGGCCCGATCGCCTACCCGCAGGTCGTCGGCCACGAGATCGTCGGTCACGTCACCGAGGTCGGCTCGGCTGTCACCAAGCACCGCATCGGCGACCGCGTCGGCGTCGGCTGCATGGTGAACTCCTGCGGCGAATGCGTGCAGTGCACCGCGGGCAAGGAGCAGTACTGCCTGAAGGGCAACATCCAGACCTACGGCGGCGTCGACCCCGCCGATGGGAGCATCACGCAGGGCGGCTACTCCGAAGCGGTCGTCGTGAACGAGGACTTCGTGCTCCAGGTCGCCGAGAACCTCGACATCGAGAAGGTCGCGCCGCTGCTGTGCGCCGGCATCACGACCTACTCGCCGCTGCGCCGGTGGAACGCCGGCCCCGGCAGCAAGGTCGCCGTCGTCGGCATGGGCGGGCTCGGCCATATGGCCGTCAAGATCGCCGTCGCGATGGGCGCCGAGGTCACGGTGCTGTCGCAGACGACGTCGAAGCAGGACGACTCGCTGCGATACGGCGCGACCGCGCACTACGCGACGAAGGATGCCGAGACCTTCACCCGGCTCGCCGGCTCGTTCGACCTCATCATCAACACCGTTTCGGCGAAGATCAGCGTCAGCGACTACCTCGGCCTGCTGCAGCCGGAAGGTGCGATGGTCAACGTCGGGGCGCCGTCCGAGCCGCTCGAGGTCCCCGCGTTCGCGCTCATCGGCGGAGGCCGCACGTGGGCCGGATCGATGATCGGCGGCATCGCCGAGACGCAGGAGATGCTCGATTTCTGCGCGGAGCACGGCATCCTGCCCGAGACCGAGCTGATCTCGGCCGAGCAGATCAACGAGGCCTATGAGCGCGTCCTCGCCTCGGACGTCCGCTACCGATTCGTGATCGACGCCAAGACCCTGGCCTGA
- a CDS encoding barstar family protein yields MTDTFRLDGRRIRDIPSLYAELDRVLMPDEPWQLGESMDALDDLLYGGYGVLARATGARIVWTDHERARIALGVDATRAWYQGKLARPGLFAAGPAQAALDDLDRGAGATYFDLVVRVFADHPEVDLVLD; encoded by the coding sequence GTGACCGATACGTTCCGCCTCGACGGCCGTCGCATCCGCGACATTCCCTCGCTGTACGCGGAGCTGGACCGGGTGCTCATGCCCGACGAGCCGTGGCAGCTCGGCGAGAGTATGGATGCGCTCGACGATCTGCTGTACGGCGGGTACGGGGTCCTGGCGCGGGCCACCGGTGCACGCATCGTCTGGACCGACCACGAGCGTGCTCGCATCGCCCTCGGGGTCGATGCCACACGGGCCTGGTATCAGGGCAAGCTCGCGCGGCCCGGGCTCTTCGCCGCGGGCCCGGCGCAGGCTGCGCTCGACGATCTCGATCGGGGAGCGGGGGCGACGTACTTCGACCTCGTCGTGCGCGTCTTCGCCGATCACCCCGAGGTCGACCTCGTCCTCGACTGA
- a CDS encoding TetR family transcriptional regulator, which produces MPRDVARGSLRELTREAVRARISDAAIELFDEHGFDQVTVEQIAAHVGISTRSFNRYFPAKEDAVIGDTTAWGDALCHELLARPANESAWESLRISFQTFLSLADSHDERQKRSIRVLNTAPSLRARNLEKHLQWEQRLTPIIAARLDDDDAQLRARTIVQASLTCFDVAVATWAEPDETRSPAELVAVCFAALQRP; this is translated from the coding sequence ATGCCCCGAGACGTTGCGCGAGGGAGCCTGCGCGAGCTGACGCGAGAGGCGGTCCGCGCCCGGATCTCCGACGCCGCCATCGAGCTCTTCGACGAACACGGCTTCGACCAGGTGACGGTCGAGCAGATCGCCGCTCACGTGGGCATCTCGACCCGCAGCTTCAATCGCTACTTCCCCGCGAAGGAGGATGCGGTCATCGGAGACACGACCGCTTGGGGCGACGCGCTGTGCCACGAGCTGCTGGCGCGTCCGGCCAATGAGTCGGCGTGGGAATCGCTGCGCATCTCGTTCCAGACGTTCCTCTCGCTCGCCGACAGCCACGACGAACGACAGAAGCGCTCGATCCGCGTGTTGAACACGGCGCCCTCGCTGCGGGCGCGGAACCTCGAGAAGCACCTGCAGTGGGAACAGCGGCTCACGCCCATCATCGCCGCTCGTCTCGACGACGACGATGCGCAGCTTCGCGCACGCACCATCGTGCAGGCGAGTCTGACGTGCTTCGACGTCGCCGTGGCCACCTGGGCCGAACCCGATGAGACCCGCAGTCCGGCCGAGTTGGTCGCAGTATGCTTCGCCGCTCTACAGCGGCCCTGA
- a CDS encoding cold-shock protein, which yields MATGTVKWFNSEKGFGFIAPDDGTADVFAHFSAIAGSGHRNLFENQKVEFDVEQGQKGLQATNIRAL from the coding sequence ATGGCCACTGGCACCGTCAAATGGTTCAACTCGGAGAAGGGGTTCGGCTTCATCGCTCCGGACGACGGCACCGCGGACGTGTTCGCGCACTTCAGCGCCATCGCCGGCTCTGGACACCGCAACCTTTTCGAGAACCAGAAGGTCGAGTTCGACGTGGAGCAGGGCCAGAAGGGCCTGCAGGCGACGAACATCCGCGCTCTCTGA
- a CDS encoding MFS transporter encodes MGIGEWVAPRRLGRDFRWLFASSVTSNIGDGIALAASPLLIASMTDSPVLVASGAIMQFLPWLLFGLHAGAIADRVDRRILIMVANGIRALVLVGLCVFLVTGVASIWMVLVVAFLYGTAEVFVDTTSSTLLPMMVRKSDLGIGNARLQAGFLVANQLGGPPLGAFLFALGSFWPFAVQGVCVALAVVLISRIAATSSGEAEAAGSARERTAVHTDILTGIRWLWRNPPVRMLVVIILTFNITWAAPWGVLVLYATDYLQMGPVGYGALTTASAIGGLLATVLFGRLEKRFSFATLMRVCLSAEVLMHLAFALTTSGAFAFAIMIAFGAYAFVWATISTTVRQRLVPREFQGRIASVNMVGVYGGFVIGQALGGVIAQVWGPTGPWWFAFEGAAITLLLVWRPISHIAAARPADDDSVDEEPIAR; translated from the coding sequence GTGGGTATCGGAGAATGGGTCGCGCCGCGACGGTTGGGGCGGGACTTCCGGTGGCTGTTCGCGTCGTCGGTGACGAGCAACATCGGCGACGGCATCGCGCTGGCGGCATCCCCGCTGCTGATCGCGTCGATGACCGACTCTCCCGTTCTGGTCGCGTCCGGCGCGATCATGCAGTTCCTGCCCTGGCTCCTCTTCGGGCTGCACGCCGGCGCCATCGCCGACCGGGTGGATCGACGCATCCTCATCATGGTCGCCAACGGCATCCGCGCCCTCGTGCTCGTCGGCCTGTGCGTCTTCCTCGTGACCGGCGTCGCGAGCATCTGGATGGTGCTGGTCGTCGCGTTCCTGTACGGCACCGCCGAGGTGTTCGTCGATACCACCAGCAGCACCCTGCTTCCGATGATGGTGCGCAAGAGCGACCTCGGTATCGGCAACGCTCGGCTGCAGGCCGGTTTCCTCGTGGCGAACCAGCTGGGTGGACCGCCGCTGGGCGCGTTCCTCTTCGCCCTCGGGTCGTTTTGGCCGTTCGCCGTCCAGGGCGTGTGCGTCGCCCTCGCCGTCGTCCTCATCTCACGGATCGCCGCCACCTCGTCCGGGGAGGCGGAGGCGGCCGGGTCCGCGCGCGAGCGCACGGCGGTGCACACCGACATCCTGACTGGGATCCGGTGGTTGTGGCGCAACCCGCCGGTGCGGATGCTCGTGGTGATCATCCTGACCTTCAACATCACCTGGGCGGCGCCGTGGGGCGTCCTCGTTCTCTATGCGACCGACTATCTGCAGATGGGGCCGGTCGGATACGGGGCGCTGACCACGGCGTCCGCCATCGGCGGGCTGTTGGCCACCGTGCTCTTCGGGCGGCTCGAGAAACGGTTCTCGTTCGCGACCCTGATGCGCGTCTGCCTGTCGGCGGAGGTGCTCATGCACCTCGCGTTCGCGCTCACGACGTCGGGAGCGTTCGCCTTCGCCATCATGATCGCGTTCGGCGCCTACGCGTTCGTCTGGGCGACGATCTCGACCACGGTGCGCCAGCGACTCGTGCCCCGCGAGTTCCAGGGCCGCATCGCCTCGGTGAACATGGTGGGCGTCTACGGCGGTTTCGTGATCGGGCAGGCCCTCGGCGGCGTGATCGCGCAGGTGTGGGGACCGACCGGCCCCTGGTGGTTCGCGTTCGAGGGGGCGGCCATCACTCTGCTGCTCGTCTGGCGCCCGATCTCCCACATCGCCGCGGCGCGACCCGCCGACGACGACAGCGTCGACGAGGAGCCCATCGCGCGGTGA
- a CDS encoding serine hydrolase domain-containing protein has translation MSSPTSIELDERALRGAIDDEAFSGVVSVDLADVSVWRSAHGLADRASRTPVTADTRFAIASGSKAFTALVVMRLVEDGTLSLDTPARSILGEDLPLIGDAVTIEHLLGHTSGIGDYIDEDDDLDVSEFFLDVPVHTLTSAEAFLPLLDGTPARAAAGATFAYCNSGYILLAIVCERVTGRGYHELVQELVLDPAGLDATGFPRTDELGADHARGYVFDEGLRANTLHLPVRANGDGGASTTASDIHRFWRAFFAGRIVSAESVALMTTPRSHDEDEGTRYGLGFWLNETGPGVVLEGCDVGASFRTVHHPAAAVTATVMSNTADGAWAVARVLAEAVGALDEA, from the coding sequence ATGAGTTCACCGACGAGCATCGAGCTGGACGAGCGCGCCCTCCGGGGCGCGATCGACGACGAGGCGTTCTCGGGGGTCGTGAGCGTCGACCTCGCGGACGTCTCGGTATGGCGGAGCGCGCACGGCCTCGCGGACCGCGCGAGCCGGACCCCGGTCACCGCCGACACGCGCTTCGCCATCGCATCGGGCAGCAAGGCGTTCACCGCTCTCGTCGTGATGAGGCTCGTCGAGGACGGCACGCTCTCGCTCGACACCCCGGCGCGCAGCATCCTGGGCGAGGATCTGCCGCTCATCGGTGATGCCGTCACGATCGAGCACCTCCTCGGCCACACCTCGGGCATCGGCGACTACATCGACGAGGACGACGACCTGGACGTGTCCGAGTTCTTCCTCGACGTGCCGGTGCACACGCTCACGAGCGCCGAGGCGTTCCTGCCCCTCCTCGACGGGACTCCGGCGCGGGCGGCCGCCGGCGCGACGTTCGCCTACTGCAACAGCGGCTACATCCTGCTGGCGATCGTCTGCGAACGGGTGACCGGCCGGGGATATCACGAGCTCGTGCAGGAGCTCGTGCTCGACCCGGCCGGCCTCGACGCCACCGGATTCCCCCGCACCGACGAGCTGGGCGCCGATCACGCCCGCGGCTACGTGTTCGACGAGGGACTGCGTGCGAACACGCTGCACCTGCCGGTCCGCGCGAACGGCGACGGCGGCGCGTCGACGACGGCATCCGACATCCACCGGTTCTGGCGGGCCTTCTTCGCCGGGCGCATCGTCTCGGCCGAGTCCGTTGCGCTCATGACCACGCCGCGGTCGCACGACGAGGACGAGGGGACGAGGTACGGCCTGGGGTTCTGGCTGAACGAGACGGGCCCGGGTGTCGTGCTCGAGGGCTGCGATGTCGGCGCGTCGTTCCGAACGGTGCATCACCCCGCCGCGGCGGTCACTGCGACGGTGATGAGCAACACCGCGGACGGGGCGTGGGCCGTCGCCCGTGTGCTCGCGGAGGCGGTCGGGGCGCTGGACGAGGCCTGA